The Gossypium arboreum isolate Shixiya-1 chromosome 6, ASM2569848v2, whole genome shotgun sequence DNA window ATGGGTTCGAGCGCGTTGTAGcacattattctcctatttatggaTTGGAGAGGAACTATAGGTAGTTTGAATTTGTCAATGCAAGAGGACGTAAGTTCGAGCATATTGTAGtgcattattctcctatttatgtGTTGGAGAGAGATTATAGATAATTCGAGTCCCCATTTTATTGTTTTTGGTCGTTAAGAAAAAGAAATATAGCCCCAATCAAATATAAGTTCTTCACTAAAACTTTAATGGCTCGTCAATTGATGATTAATTTGTAAGGATAACGATAAGTCAAGGACTCAATGAGAAGTTATTTGACAATTTGTTATGGaaagtaaaataaagaaattaaaataaaaatataattgatgtctttttattttatgttgAAAGAAGCAAAAAAAAgtgtattaattatttattttatattaatataatttttagaaaaaataaaaccttattaataaaacataaaaataaaaaataatttattttatagtaAATCTATTTCTAGACGAGCTTTTGTTGACATGTTAGAAAAATGCATCCAACTAGAAgcgttttttgaaatttttaaagaaaacgCATCCAACAAGCGTACTTTCCCTGACATGCCAATAAAAGCTCATccaactagacaagctttctgATAACTGTGCAGAAAGTGGACGAACTTTTGTTGACAATTATATAAAAAACGCGTCCAGTTAGACACACTTTTCATACTCACTCTCCCAAATTAACCTATTTGaccaattaaagaaaaaaaatgacaTATATGACTAATCCGGCCTCGTTAATGatattcaaattataaaatttaatttttttctttgaatttttaggtgttttatttttattaaaaattattaaaaatttctaaaagtCAAGTGATTCTTCCAAATtaatgtagtagtaattttaatcaaaatttaatttatcttatttcaaaatttaaatattttatattacatTGAGTAATCATAAAGCTAATCAAATTTGAATGTCCTTTCCATATTTTCCCATTGGAGAAACTATGGAAACATGAATCTATGAAAAttgttaaaaaaatgaaaaatagttggAAAATGGGACCAAGTGGGTGCAATGTTGATatttgaaaattgaaaaagagaAAACCAGCTCCACCCCCCATTAACAAACCAGCCATTGCTGTAGCACCAACAGCATCCAATCTCATAAAGCAAAACCAAAGAGACAATCCTTCCCTTatactcttcttcttcttccttttcatttcttcttcATCATCCCCTTTTTCACTTTAACTGAAAACTGCTGCAACATTCTCTTTTAAGCAAAAGCAAATCCCTCACCCctcccccccaaaaaaaagaaataataatttaACAAAACCCCAAAAAGAAAACCATGTTCTTCTGTAGCAATTCACTGCTCAAAAGCGTTATGTTTAGCATCTATTCAGAATCTGTTGCTTAGAAAGTGAAGAAGTTGAGAGTTAAACTaacaagagaagaaaaaaaacccAAGTCTTTGAAAGTGAAAAAGGGATTTAAGAAAGGGTTTGGGATCTTGGGTTTGATAATGGCGTTTTGTTCTATGATTTGTTGTGGGAAAGGTGTGGATCGGTAAGTTTATTATTAATTTACTATCTATTATCATTGTTTTATCGTTTTCTTTTTGGAGATTTTTATTTCCTTCGGAAGGTGTTTTCTTTTAGTGAATTTTGGTTTTAGATTCCTTTTTAGGGTTTGTAAAGGTTTAAGAAATCTGGGTTTTTTTTagtttttggaaaatattttctggGTACTGATTAGATTTTCATTTCCTTTtgttgaagaagaagaaggtaACCTAAAGTTTTGAATTTTCCCCCTTTTGGAACTGtaatttgagaaagaaaaatacttatttaagcttaaatgttCATATTTAGGAGTAAAATTAACCAGGATATATTGTTCTTAATCTCATGAGAAAGGTGTCTTTTGAGTTTGACTGAAATTATGGATTTGAATGGTAAATCGTAAGAATGAAATGCATACATCATGAATAAATTAGTTAAGATCGAACATGTATTTCAAATTCGCATCTGATGTAACTGTGAATTTAAGAAAAATCATGAATGTCATTATCTCCAAAGCTACCTTAATGATGTTTCCGTGGGTCCGCCGTTTGGGTTTCAACCTCATATTGATTCTGCAGGAAGAAGGAGAAAGGAAAGAAGCAACCGACATGGCGGATTTTTTCGTTGAAAGAATTGCATTCAGCTACCAATAATTTTAATTATGATAACAAGCTTGGAGAAGGCGGATTTGGAAGTGTTTACTGGGGTCAGCTATGGGATGGATCACAggtatatgaataaaattttcctTATGCATGATATGTTTATGTATTGGTTTTGGAATTTGACTTAATAGATTGTTGATCTGAAAAAATTGCGGTAATGGCCGCTGTTCTTTCGGGCACTGATCTTTAGTTCTGAATCTAGTTTACAATTTGTAAGAACTGATATAGTAGCATAAAGGAGCATCTGTTATACCTTATATGTTGCAATATTGAGTTCTTCGTTGAAAATACGATTTCAACTTCTCTAGGATGGGATTTGCATTGATGGCGGTGTTAAATATCATGCTATAATGACTGATCTTTGGTTGGTGGGTACTGGACTTTGCTGGACTCGTCTGTTTACAATTTGAAAGTTGAAATGGCAGTCTATCAATCTATGTTGTTGTACTATTCTTTTCTCTGGTTTGAGGTAGTATTAATGAATTGGGTTTTCAAGTAGTTCACTTGGAAAATAAAAATTGTTGAATGCGTGTCATAAATCATCGCACGGTCTCCTCAGTATTTGATGGAATTTTAGGTTTTCAAAATAGCATTGATCTTTCTCTAAACACATTCATGCTTGTAGGAGTGTCTCTATTTGCATGGCATCCGTAAATAGCCATTTGGATGATACCTTTATTTTGATTTCGTCCTTGTTCTTAGGGGTGAAGCCAAAATTTTTTAGAGGGACCgaatttgaattataaatttttgagtgAGCTAAAAATGTAAGTTTGTCATTGTATGGatgtaaaatttacaatttttaagcgattaaacTATAAGCTATTTTTGTTTCCGGGAGggcataatttaatttaaattttaggaaGGGCCGaaatttaattttactattaaattaacttaaaatttggAAAATACTCAAGGAACTGAAGGGGCAATTTTTCATGTTTGGGGGGCCAAGGCCCCTGCCTGCTCCAATCTAGCTTTGCCCCCGCTCGTTCTTACCTTGAAATTATGTACTTGCAGATAGCAGTTAAGAGATTGAAAGTGTGGAGCAACAAAGCCGAAGTGGAATTTTCCGTTGAGGTCGAGATATTGGCGAGAGTCCGACACAAGAATCTGCTGAGTTTACGTGGATACTGTGCTGAAGGTCAAGAACGTCTGATTGTATACGACTACATGCCGAATTTGAGCTTGCTTTCACATCTTCATGGACACCATTCATCGGAATGTCTTCTTGATTGGACCCGAAGGATGAACATTGCTATTGGCTCTGCTGAGGGAATTGCGTAAGTGTTGGACCTGATTTTATTCTGTATTATAACTTGTTCTGACATGAATGTTAACCTCAACCTCGTTCAATTGATTGCGTCAGCTATCTTCATCACCATTCGACCCCACACATAATCCATAGAGACATCAAAGCTAGCAACGTGTTACTGGATTCAGAATTCCAGCCTCAAGTTGCTGATTTTGGGTTTGCTAAGTTTATCCCGGACGGTGCAACTCATGTCACTACTCGAGTCAAGGGTACCCTTGGCTATCTTGCTCCTGAATATGCTATGTTAGGAAAAGCCTCGGAGAGTTGCGATGTGTACAGCTTTGGTATTCTATTGCTAGAGCTTGCAAGTGGCAAGAAACCCCTCGAGAAAGTGAATAGAACAGTGAAGCGATCGATTTCCGAATGGGCACTGCCATTAGCTTGTGAAGGGAAGTTCGATGAAATGGCAGACCCGAAACTGAACGGGAAGTATGTGGAAGAGGAGTTAAAAAGGATCATCCTTGTCGCACTTGTTTGTGCCGATAATCGGCCAGACAAAAGACCTACCATGCTTGAAGTCCTCGAGCTACTCAAAGGTGAGTCCAAAGAGAAATTAACTGAACTAGAAAACAATGAACTATTTAAGACTCTGCAAACTGTTTGCGACGATGACGGGATAACAGCTGCCGAAGAGAACTCAGACATAATTAAGGAAGAGAAGGATTTGAAACCGGCGAAGGATTCCGAGCAGGAAAAGACTGAAGACGGGTGATGCTGTGGACAAAACCGAAGTATTTAGAtgtgaaattgtatgtgtaatttgcttttttttgtttttgtattgGCAATGGCTGTTTATTATTAGGATTGGCAGCAAAATTGGGGCATGTTGTAATATGGAAAGCATGTTTTTTTTATGAGTGGTAGAGGATCATGTTTAGGTTGTTTCATGTTTGGTCTTCAGTTTTAACTGATGCTTTTTGACAGACATTTTGAGTTACAATGATTATTGCTTTGTGAGATAAGCATTTGAAATGAGACCATCAAAATCCAACTTTTTTATTGTCTTTTTTCTATAATTTCTGTCAATTTCCAAAGTGAtcccttaaaaaaaaaatagagtaatTTAATTTCTATTAATTCGAGAATTGATAACTAAAGACAAATGTTTTCTGTTAATTATACATAATTTTGACCGGTATAATAAGTTTAGTCCTCGATCTTTATATATTTTGagaataaatctcaaaattatatgtAAATTTTGATCAAATGTATAATATTATAGAGTAACATTGATTTAGTACAAttataaatgtgatatttttattttgattaaattttctcattttattaACACTATTATTTATGTGGTACTATTTTTTATCATTATAGTAgtggaaaaataatttaaatttatgcgaaaatatatttttatattttatgtggaaacattaaaacttattctttttagtttaataaaatgTCAACCAACAATTTCCACGTAATTTTAACGAAAATAGTGTTGTATAAATAATGTTGTAAGTGTTatgtgaaaattaaatcaaaattaaagttgtaTATATAGAATTGCACCAAATCAAAGTTTGTTTATGATATTATATGTTGGATTAAAGTTCATATGTGCTTTTTGAGATTTATCCCTATATTTTGTGTAAATATTGACAGATTGTATAAATACTGTgtgttaaatttgttaaatcgGGACTGGAGTGACCAAATATGTAAATGTTTTGaactaaatttatttaattaaaaccaAATTGATAAAATGCATAAATTTTGAGAATTAACATAAATATAATACAATTGACAAACAACAACTTGCCTTTTGGGGACTTCCCTTTCCCATACTTCATAACCCAGTTCAACACATCAGCCCAAGATTCATGCCACAAAAACTCTCCACATGCCAGCAAAATTCTCACCCAAAGCAGTTTAGACAAAGAACAAGAAGCAAATAAATGATATCTAAACTCATCCTGAATGCCTCATTCCGGAATTCTGAGTTTTTTGTAGGCAATCTGTCTTGGATTGCCAACCATGTGATGGATGCATGTCTTGAAATTGTAGGGCTCCCCCATACCACTCTATGCCAAGAAGTTTTGTCAAGCTTTTGTCATGTTCAATAGAGTGCTTTTCTCTGTCTTGAAATTAGTTATAccgtaataatatttttatttgaaatgtttaatttttttaatttaactcaaataatttcactCTATTCGATTCGACTAAAATTTTATTTCACTCGACttgattaaataaaaattcaaattgaataataaaatagGACTTGTGAACTCGATTTCCTCGAAATTTTTTTTCACTCAAGGAGATTATTGGGCTGAAGATTAGAACACTCTTAATTGGGTTCCAACTTATTCAATATGTTCTGTTTAGTATGCAAAAATTATGGTACCATGTTTTTCTTCTTCCCTCTAAAGTTAATAAGCTGTGTAATTCTTCTCTTTGGAAAGGGTATAGCTTTCTGCTAAGGGTGCCAAAGCTAGTTTGGCTTTTGGTCTCAAGAACCTTTCGGTTTGGAACAAAGCTTGCATGATGAGATGTTTGTGGCTTATCCTAATCAAGGCTGGTTCTCTTTGGGTGGTTTGGTCTGATTTATATGTTCTCAAGGGTGCAAATATTTAGCAAGTACAGTCTCTACCTAAGCACAGCTGGGCTAGGAAGATGCTTTTAGAGCTTAGGGATGTTATGTTAACAGAATTTGGGAAAGAACTTGTTATGGTACTTTCTATCACCAGCTCAAAACTTGAATGGGCTTGGGCTAGATTTTATCGAGCTCGCATGGGACCGCATAGACACGTGTTAAATCTAGAGTAGAAAATATGTTAACATGCATGAGACTTACCTAATACGTCACATCAATGAATAATactcatatcatataaatagacAAAATTATAGGGCTCCCCCATACCACTCATATCATTTTATTTATACCAATCTGTTATttaaattattcgagttatttgaattataaaattcaacTTGACTTGAACTTGAAATTCGAATcaactcaaataatttaaataactcgatttaattaactaaaaatttaattttttttcaattttttataatcaaaTCGAATTTTACTTTCTCCTTATCTCCTCAATTATCGCCTAACATTTTATTGAATAAATCCAATATATTACCAATTATCAAGATAGATCTTAGGTTGTCTGTAGTAAAGACTAAAAGAATATTAAAGTCCCTTTAGATGGAGTTTTATTTATAGTGTGgtgactttaattttttttattttatattataatatcgttataatatttaattttatatttattattttttatattaggtGTAGCGTAAATTCAAAATAACCCTAATAAAACAAAATTGTGTTAACCGTAACTTTTGACAGTTTGGATAATTAAGAAAagtttaaatttgattaattttacttttaaatttgatttaaaataaaaataaaaataaaaaatactcaaGCTTGCTAAAACACAATCAAtacaaaatgaaaaattaaaccCTAAAAAGAGCCAACTTGATCCATGTTTTGAGCAAAAAGCCCAGAAATTTGGAAAATGATGATAAATACtaagaaaacaaaataaatactaaaacaaatatatatatatatatacataggaAAATGAAGTGTTACTGTAACTTCCACGTATCTTTCAATGGAGGCACAGTGTTACTCACGTGGCACAAGAAGGTTCATCTTTAAAAGATCCAAATGACGTGGCAAGCAGATGATCCTCGCAGCACTCAATATTCCATGTTTCCAGCAGTAACAGAGTAACCAAACCTCTCtcctctttttatattttttgaactaGGAATCAAATTTGTCAATTTCCTTTAACTTCAATTCTACTTTAAAAAAattctttatttttgtttcaGCTATTGAAGTTCCGATTTCGCTTTGGGGAAGCCTCAACAGCCCTTTTTATCTTCCATTTTGTTGCTTGTGAGGTTTGTTTCCTGATAAACTGTAGGAAATAGaacttttttatgtttataattttGGACTGTTTGTTTCCAGGGAATCAAAATCTGGGGAAAATACTTAATTTCTTGAAATGGGTTATTATCAAAATGATTTATTCTTTTGGGTTCTGCAAGTTTTTTTGACTATATATTTCATTCACGTTTGAAACTGTAGGGAAAAACCATTTTTTCCTCTTCAAATTTGAACTCTTAATTTCCAGGGAATAAAAAAAATCGGAGAAGGGATTTAATTTTTTGTAATGGGTTTCTACCAATTTATATTTTGGATTTCTAGGCAATAGATAATTTTGTTATGTATCGCTATAACATCAAAAACTGGATTttgagtttatatatatatatacacacactatATACACATATACATTTGATATGCTTAATTTGTTGAATTGGTATTCCCTTGAGAGTTAAAATAAGGAGGAGATGATTAAAGAAAATATAAtagtttgttttctttcctacaaATTGGTTTCATTGATTGTTAATCACTTAGCTGCCTTTGATTTTCTTTGTACTAAACTTTTAGTAAGAGCATGAGCAAATCATAATCTTAAAGAAATGATTATGAAGAAGAAAGGAGGTTTATTTGTTTTCTATTCCTAGCTTTTTTATTATCAAATGGATTTAGGGCATCAAATTGGGTAACATAGTATTAAAGCTCCTAAAATATATGCCAATGGTGCATTAAGTTCTTTAGGTCATGAGTATCCAGATTCGAGACCAATCATGCACAATTATATGTATAGGTCTTTGAGGCTCATCATGTGTGGGCTTTAGTCTAGTTTGTCCAGTTTATTTTATTGGCTTTAGTCCGGATTGTATCAATTCTTAGTCGGTTTGTAATGGTTTACTTCTACTTGCGGTTACTCAAACAAGTCTGTTTATATTAGTTTGATACATGTGGTTACTCAGATTTGTTGTACTTATTGCAACACTTCAGAAAAGTATACCGACCCCATGTTTGGCCTTTGGTTATTGGTCATGGATGTGTGCGTGGCAGTGGTTTGCTCCTACTATTGGTGTGCGGGTAGTACAAAGAAAAACTATGTTCTTTACTTTTTCTTATACCATGTTGTGTAGGAGGAATGCCTCAACAGATAAAAGCACCCAAGCAGGTCCCTTCCTTTGAGTATGAACTTTTTGAAGGGGACCCTGACCTGCTTAGGACTGTTGTGGCTACACCAACTCAAACTGCACCATGGATTGACCCTTCCTCATTGAAACTGAAGCATAGGATCGGTCGAGGACCTTTTGGCGACATTTGGCTAGCTACTCACCATCAATCAGGTTTTGATTTTCAAGAATATCATGAAGTTGcagttaagatgttgcatccatTGAAGCAAGAACATATGCAAAAGTTCATTGATAAGTTTGAAAAGTTGTTCTTGAAGTGTAGAGAGCTCCCTGGTGTTTGTTGGTTGCATGGTGTCTCTGTTGTAAATGGAAAGGTGACCTTtgcatacacacacacacacatatgtatatgtatgtatgtatgtatgtatgtatgtatatatgtatgttcaTTCTAACACAGTATTTGATTTTACAGATTTccattgctatgagattttatgAAGGATCTGTGGGTGATCAAATGGCTCAATCAAAAGGAGGCAAGCTCTCACTGCCTGATGTCTTAAGGTAATAAATTGTTATACATATTTCTACGCTGTGAAGCACGGAGTGCCATTAAATCGAGCTCCTTGATATTTACAGGTATGGGAGCCAATTAGCAAAAGGGCTCATCCAGTTACACTCAATAGGGTTGTTGGTTCTCAATATGAAGCCTTCCAATTTCCTTATAAGTGATCATGATCAATTAGTTCTTGGAGATTTTGGAATCCCTTATCTACTTCTCGGGATTCCGTTCTCCGACTCTGATATGGCACTTAGGCTTGGAACTCCTAACTACATGGCTCCAGAACAGTGGGATCCTGAAGTACGAGGTCCTTTATCTTTGGAGACCGATGTTTGGGGATTTGGGTGTAGTGTAGTGGAAATGTTGACCGGTGTTCAGCCATGGTTTGGGAAATCGTCTGAAGAAATTTATCACTCGGTTGTGGTTAGGAAAGAAAAACCACATGTACCGAGTGGCTTGCCTCCAGCTGTTGAACATGTTATCAATGGTTGCTTTGAGTACGATCTTAGAAATAGACCGTTGGTTTCAGACCTTTTACTTGTCTTTGAAAGGTATGT harbors:
- the LOC108486550 gene encoding E3 ubiquitin-protein ligase KEG-like encodes the protein MPQQIKAPKQVPSFEYELFEGDPDLLRTVVATPTQTAPWIDPSSLKLKHRIGRGPFGDIWLATHHQSGFDFQEYHEVAVKMLHPLKQEHMQKFIDKFEKLFLKCRELPGVCWLHGVSVVNGKISIAMRFYEGSVGDQMAQSKGGKLSLPDVLRYGSQLAKGLIQLHSIGLLVLNMKPSNFLISDHDQLVLGDFGIPYLLLGIPFSDSDMALRLGTPNYMAPEQWDPEVRGPLSLETDVWGFGCSVVEMLTGVQPWFGKSSEEIYHSVVVRKEKPHVPSGLPPAVEHVINGCFEYDLRNRPLVSDLLLVFESSQNAIHGDGGWVGLGSRPIKEKSVGNGYTTWYLSKDHLQVGDTVRSRSPLNARRPHTVDVREGTIVGLDGDADKNSFALVKVPGMHNALRVQESTLERVTFGFAVGDWVRLKQETNSHSPVGILHAVQRDGAVSVGFLGLETLWVGKAYQLQMAEPYYVGQFVRLKPNVVTPRFEWPRKSGGTWCSGRISEILPNGCLVVEFPGRFVLGNEPNRFLADPNEVESVSFDTCPGIVEKYHHVEDFHWAVRPLAIAFGLFTAMKLTILMGRGISARLKKNRPNSQDSGDRKSGWRRIFRDASSTTK
- the LOC108486572 gene encoding PTI1-like tyrosine-protein kinase At3g15890; this encodes MAFCSMICCGKGVDRKKEKGKKQPTWRIFSLKELHSATNNFNYDNKLGEGGFGSVYWGQLWDGSQIAVKRLKVWSNKAEVEFSVEVEILARVRHKNLLSLRGYCAEGQERLIVYDYMPNLSLLSHLHGHHSSECLLDWTRRMNIAIGSAEGIAYLHHHSTPHIIHRDIKASNVLLDSEFQPQVADFGFAKFIPDGATHVTTRVKGTLGYLAPEYAMLGKASESCDVYSFGILLLELASGKKPLEKVNRTVKRSISEWALPLACEGKFDEMADPKLNGKYVEEELKRIILVALVCADNRPDKRPTMLEVLELLKGESKEKLTELENNELFKTLQTVCDDDGITAAEENSDIIKEEKDLKPAKDSEQEKTEDG